Proteins encoded within one genomic window of Oryza glaberrima chromosome 12, OglaRS2, whole genome shotgun sequence:
- the LOC127756573 gene encoding dihydroceramide fatty acyl 2-hydroxylase FAH1-like — MVAEAFTVDLNEPLVFQVGHLGEQYQEWVHQPIVSKEGPRLFANDVLEFLTRTEWWAIPLIWLPVVCWCLTKSVEMGHTLSEVALMVVFGICLWTLIEYIMHRFLFHINTKSYWTNTAHYLLHGIHHKHPTDGLRLVFPPAAAAILCFPFWNLIRLITTPTTTHGVFGGGLLGYVMYDCTHYYLHHGQPSSDPGKHLKKYHLNHHFRIQNKGFGITSTLWDHVFGTLPSTKTIDKKSS, encoded by the exons ATGGTTGCAGAGGCCTTTACAGTAGATTTGAATGAACCTCTTGTATTTCAG GTTGGACATTTAGGTGAGCAGTATCAGGAATGGGTTCACCAACCAATTGTTAGCAAGGAGGGGCCAAGACTTTTTGCCAACGATGTCTTAGAG TTCTTAACACGCACGGAATGGTGGGCAATTCCTCTTATCTGGTTGCCTGTTGTATGTTGGTGCCTGACTAAATCAGTCGAAATGGGACACACACTTTCAGAAGTAGCTCTGATGGTTGTGTTTGGAATATGCCTATGGACATTGATTGAGTATATAATGCATCGATTCCTGTTCCACATAAATACTAAAAGTTACTG GACAAACACAGCACATTACCTTCTTCATGGAATTCATCACAAGCACCCGACTGATGGCCTTCGACTTGTCTTTCCACCAGCTGCTGCAGCTATCTTGTGCTTTCCG TTCTGGAATCTAATCAGGCTGATTACTACACCAACTACAACTCACGGCGTGTTTGGAGGCGGCCTGTTGGGTTATGTGATGTATGACTGCACACACTACTATCTGCATCATGGGCAGCCGTCATCTGATCCAGGAAAACACCTCAAG AAATACCATCTGAACCATCACTTCAGAATCCAAAACAAGGGGTTCGGAATAACATCGACGCTGTGGGATCATGTGTTTGGTACATTGCCCTCGACGAAAACCATTGACAAGAAGAGCTCTTGA
- the LOC127758113 gene encoding methionine aminopeptidase 2B-like produces MAGGSADAVTKEMEALLVGQNPSVVSGETCQTSSKEGKVADSNGSHSSPPEDDEDEAQGDGPSQDGGSEAAKKKKKKSKSKKKKGPLQQTDPPSIPIDELFPSGDFPEGEIQQYKDDNLWRTTSEEKRELERLQKPMYNAVRRAAEVHRQVRKHMRSILKPGMLMIDLCETLENMVRKLIKENGLQAGIAFPTGCSLNWVAAHWTPNSGDKTVLQYDDVMKLDFGTHIDGYIVDCAFTVAFNPMFDPLLQASKDATNTGVKEAGIDARLCDVGAAIQEVMESYEVEINGKVFQIKSVRNLNGHSIGPYQIHAGKSVPIVKGGEQTKMEEGEFYAIETFGSTGKGFVREDLECSHYMKNFDVGHVPLRVAKAKQLLGTINNNFGTLAFCRRYLDRLGETKYLMALKNLCDVGIVQPYPPLCDVRGSYVSQFEHTILLRPTCKEVISRGDDY; encoded by the exons ATGGCTGGCGGCTCTGCTGATGCAGTGACCAAGGAGATGGAGGCGCTACTCGTTGGACAAAATCCA AGTGTGGTTAGTGGAGAAACATGCCAGACCTCATCAAAAGAAGGCAAAGTTGCAGATAGCAATGGATCTCATTCTTCACCACCagaagatgatgaagatgaagcaCAAGGGGATGGCCCATCTCAAGATGGAGGATCAG AAGctgcaaagaagaaaaagaagaaaagcaaaTCCAA AAAGAAGAAAGGCCCTCTTCAGCAGACTGATCCTCCATCAATTCCCATAGACGAACTTTTCCCATCAGGAGATTTCCCCGAGGGTGAAATTCAGCAATATAAGGATGA TAACTTATGGAGAACAACTAGTGAGGAAAAGAGGGAACTGGAGCGGCTACAAAAGCCGATGTACAATGCTGTTCGCCGAGCAGCAGAAGTTCATAGACAG GTCCGGAAGCATATGAGGAGCATTTTGAAGCCTGGAATGCTAATGATTGATCTATGTGAAACTTTGGAAAATATGGTTAGGAAACTTATCAAGGAGAATGGTCTGCAAGCTGGTATTGCCTTTCCAACAGGGTGTTCCTTGAATTG GGTTGCAGCTCACTGGACTCCAAATTCTGGTGATAAAACTGTACTACAATATGATGATGTAATGAAGTTGGATTTTGGGACACACATAGATG GGTACATAGTTGATTGTGCATTCACTGTTGCATTCAATCCCATGTTTGATCCATTGCTTCAAGCATCAAAAGATGCCACTAATACTGGAGTCAAG GAAGCTGGAATAGATGCACGGCTATGTGATGTTGGTGCAGCAATCCAAGAAGTCATGGAGTCGTACGAGGTTGAGATTAATGGAAAAGTTTTCCAAA TCAAAAGTGTGCGGAATCTCAATGGACACAGCATTGGACCATACCAAATCCACGCTGGAAAATCAGTTCCAATTGTGAAAGGTGGAGAGCAAACAAAAATGGAAGAGGGGGAATTTTATGCCATTGAAACTTTTGGATCTACAG GAAAGGGATTTGTAAGGGAGGATTTAGAATGCAGTCATTACATGAAGAACTTTGATGTTGGACATGTACCTCTGAGGGTGGCAAAGGCTAAGCAACTACTTGGAACGATTAACAACAATTTCGGAACGCTTGCTTTTTGTCGCCGGTACTTGGACCGCCTTGGTGAGACCAAGTATCTCATGGCACTGAAAAATCTATGCGACGTTGGTATTGTTCAG CCGTATCCTCCATTGTGCGACGTGAGGGGAAGCTATGTGTCACAATTTGAGCACACCATTTTACTCCGGCCAACCTGCAAGGAAGTCATATCCAGAGGCGACGACTACTGA
- the LOC127757654 gene encoding thaumatin-like protein: protein MASPATSSAILVVVLVATLAAGGANAATFTITNRCSFTVWPAATPVGGGTQLSPGQTWTINVPAGTSSGRVWGRTGCSFDGSGRGSCATGDCGGALSCSLSGQPPLTLAEFTIGGSQDFYDLSVIDGFNVGMSFSCSTGVTLTCRDSSCPDAYHFPNDRKTNACSGNSNYQVVFCP, encoded by the coding sequence ATGGCGTCTCCGGCCACTTCTTCCGCTATCCTCGTCGTGGTCCTGGTGGcgaccctcgccgccggcggcgccaacgcggcgaccttcaccatCACCAACCGCTGCTCGTTCACggtgtggccggcggcgacgccggtgggCGGCGGCACGCAGCTGAGCCCGGGGCAGACGTGGACCATCAACGTGCCCGCCGGCACCAGCTCCGGCAGGGTGTGGGGCCGCACGGGCTGCAGCTTCGACGGCTCCGGCCGTGGCAGCTGCGCCaccggcgactgcggcggcgcgcTGTCGTGCAGCCTCTCCGGGCAGCCGCCGCTGACGCTGGCGGAGTTCACCATCGGCGGCAGCCAGGACTTCTACGACCTGTCGGTGATCGACGGGTTCAACGTCGGCATGAGCTTCTCCTGCAGCACCGGCGTGACACTGACGTGCAGGGACAGCAGCTGCCCGGACGCGTACCACTTCCCCAACGACAGGAAGACAAACGCCTGCAGCGGCAACAGCAACTACCAAGTCGTCTTCTGCCCATAG
- the LOC127757847 gene encoding thaumatin-like protein — protein sequence MASSGVLVVVLVATLAAGTANAAIFTITNQCPYTVWPAATPVGGGVQLNPGDTWTIDVPAGTSSGRVWGRTGCSFDGAGTGSCATGDCAGALSCTLSGQKPLTLAEFTLAGSAGGSQQLDFYDVSVIDGFNVGMSFSCSSGETLTCRDSCCPDNTKLRHCNANSNYQVLFCP from the coding sequence ATGGCGTCTTCCGgtgtcctcgtcgtcgtcctggtGGCGACCCTCGCCGCCGGGACTGCGAACGCGGCCATCTTCACCATCACCAACCAGTGCCCGTACACggtgtggccggcggcgacgccggtgggcggcggcgtgcagctGAACCCGGGGGACACGTGGACCATCGACGTGCCCGCGGGGACCAGCTCCGGCAGGGTGTGGGGCCGGACCGGCTGCAGCTtcgacggcgccggcaccggcagCTGCGCCACCGGCGACTGCGCCGGCGCGCTGTCCTGCACCCTCTCCGGCCAGAAGCCGCTGACGCTGGCGGAGTTCACGCTGGCGGgctccgccggcggcagccaGCAGCTGGATTTCTACGACGTGTCGGTGATCGACGGGTTCAACGTGGGGATGAGCTTCTCCTGCAGCTCCGGCGAGACGCTGACGTGCAGGGACAGCTGCTGCCCCGACAACACCAAGCTGCGCCACTGCAACGCCAACAGCAACTACCAAGTCCTCTTCTGCCCATAA
- the LOC127757580 gene encoding thaumatin-like protein, giving the protein MASAPAASPAVLVVVVLVATLAAGGANAATFTITNRCSFTVWPAATPVGGGTQLSPGQTWTINVPAGTSSGRVWGRTGCSFNGAGRGSCATGDCGGALSCSLSGRPPMTLAEFTIGGSQDFYDLSVIDGYNVAMSFSCSSGVGLTCRDSRCPDAYLFPSDNSKTHACRGNSNYQVVFCP; this is encoded by the coding sequence ATGGCGTCagctccggccgcctctcccgcaGTGCTCGTCGTCGTGGTCCTGGTGGcgaccctcgccgccggcggcgccaacgcggcgaccttcaccatCACCAACCGCTGCTCGTTCACggtgtggccggcggcgacgccggtgggCGGCGGCACGCAGCTGAGCCCGGGGCAGACGTGGACCATCAACGTGCCCGCCGGGACCAGCTCCGGCAGGGTGTGGGGCCGGACAGGATGCAGCTTCAACGGCGCCGGCAGGGGCAGCTGCGCCaccggcgactgcggcggcgcgcTGTCGTGCAGCCTCTCCGGGCGGCCGCCGATGACGCTGGCGGAGTTCACCATCGGCGGTAGCCAGGACTTCTACGACCTGTCGGTGATCGACGGGTACAACGTCGCCATGAGCTTCTCCTGCAGCTCCGGCGTGGGGCTGACCTGCAGGGACAGCCGATGCCCCGACGCTTACCTGTTCCCCAGCGACAACAGCAAGACGCACGCCTGCAGGGGAAACAGCAACTACCAAGTCGTCTTCTGCCCATAG
- the LOC127757578 gene encoding thaumatin-like protein, with product MASPATSSAVLVVVVLVASLAAGTANAAIFTITNRCSFTVWPAATPVGGGTQLNPGQTWTINVPAGTSSGRVWGRTGCSFDGAGRGRCATGDCGGALSCRLSGQPPLTLAEFTLGTSGGNRDFYNLSVIDGYNVAMSFSCSSGVTLTCRERSCPDAYQYPSDDSKLRSCNGNSNYRVVFCP from the coding sequence ATGGCGTCTCCGGCCACTTCTTCCGcagtgctcgtcgtcgtcgtcctggtGGCGAGCCTCGCCGCCGGGACCGCGAACGCGGCCATCTTCACCATCACCAACCGTTGCTCGTTCACagtgtggccggcggcgacgccggtgggCGGCGGCACGCAGCTGAACCCGGGGCAGACGTGGACCATCAACGTGCCCGCCGGGACCAGCTCCGGCAGGGTGTGGGGCCGGACCGGCTGCAGCTTTGACGGTGCCGGCCGCGGCAGGTGCGCCACCGGCGATTGCGGCGGCGCGCTGTCGTGCAGGCTGTCCGGGCAGCCGCCGCTGACGCTGGCGGAGTTCACGCTGGGGACGTCCGGCGGCAACCGGGACTTCTACAACCTGTCGGTGATCGACGGGTACAACGTTGCCATGAGCTTCTCCTGCAGCTCCGGCGTGACGCTGACGTGCAGGGAGAGGAGCTGCCCGGACGCGTACCAGTACCCCTCCGACGACTCCAAGCTGCGCTCCTGCAACGGCAACAGCAACTACCGAGTCGTCTTCTGCCCATGA
- the LOC127757738 gene encoding protein P21-like, whose protein sequence is MANTRVVVVLLLAVVSSADAATITVVNRCRYTVWPGALPGGGVRLDPGQSWTLNVAAGTKAARIWPRTGCTFDGAGHGRCLTGDCRNALSCAVPGAPPTTLAEYTLGTAGGDATDYFDLSLIDGFNVPMSFQPTSNAARCGRRRGPSCGVDITAQCPPELKVAGGCDSACGKFGGDVYCCRGKYEHECPPTKYSKFFKDKCPDAYSYAKDDRSSTFTCPAGTNYQIIMCP, encoded by the coding sequence ATGGCCAAtactcgcgtcgtcgtcgtcctcctcctcgccgtcgtctccagcGCCGACGCGGCGACCATCACCGTGGTTAACCGCTGCCGCTACACGGTGTGGCCGGGCGCGCtcccgggcggcggcgtgcggctcgACCCGGGACAGTCGTGGACGCTCAACGTCGCCGCCGGCACCAAGGCCGCCAGGATCTGGCCCCGCACCGGCTGCACCTTCGACGGCGCCGGCCACGGCCGCTGCCTAACCGGCGACTGCCGCAACGCCCTCTCCTGCGCCgtccccggcgcgccgccgaccACGCTCGCCGAGTACACGCTcggcaccgccggcggcgacgccaccgACTACTTCGACCTGTCACTGATCGACGGGTTCAACGTGCCGATGAGCTTCCAGCCGACGAGCAACGCGGCGcggtgcggccggcggcgcgggccgaGCTGCGGCGTGGACATCACGGCGCAGTGCCCGCCGGAGCTGAAGGTGGCCGGAGGCTGCGACAGCGCGTGCGGCAAGTTCGGCGGCGACGTCTACTGCTGCCGGGGGAAGTACGAGCACGAGTGCCCGCCGACGAAATACTCCAAGTTCTTCAAGGACAAGTGCCCCGACGCGTACAGCTACGCCAAGGATGATCGGAGCAGCACTTTCACCTGCCCTGCCGGAACAAATTACCAGATCATCATGTGCCcttaa